The genomic interval TGTTTTGATTTATATTATTAAGCAGTTTAACACTTTTCATTCATACTACTATGTATAATGATAATCTTGTAGCTGTTTCATAGTAAGTTAGATTATAGTAACCTCTGTGTGAAAAAATATAGCATAATTGATTTGAATAAGTATTAATACTTATTCAAATCAATTATATACCTATATTATTATTGCAGCACTCTGCCTTCCCTATTCCTTATTTACTAATCTGATTGCTCAAGGATAACGCTTTGTTAGTGCTCCTTTGTGGCTATACATGTGAACGTATTACTGAAAAGCATCAGATGTTTTACACTATTCCCGTCATGTAAACTTTTTACCCTTTTATGATGAACTATCGTTCAGCGATTTTCTTCTTGTGTTTTATAACTTTCACCCATTTTGTAAAAGCTCAGTCAACACAGGATACAACAAAACAAGTACTTGTACTGACTTATGATGAAGCAAAAGCCCAAATGCTCAAAGAGAACCTGCGTTTGATTGCTGCTTATTATGATATCAATATGGCTGAAGCCAGAACGATTCAAGCCAAAGTATGGAATAACCCCTATCTGGTTTGGAACCAGGGCGTATACAGTGTCGAAGGCAATGATTATTTTAATGCACAGCGGCAAGCCTTAATACAATTCGAACAGATTTTTTCTATTGCTGGTAAGCACAGAAATAACGTAAAGCTTGCTAAAATGAGTGTGGAGATGAACAAGCTCATTGTAGAAGACATACTCCGCAGCCTGATGTTAGAACTGAGTAATACTTATACTTCTCTAAATTCCCTGCAACAACAGGATACGCTATATGAAGCAGTTCTTAACAATGTAGGTCAGTTGATTGCTGCTTCCGAACAGCAACTCAGAACGGGTGCCATCGCAGGGAATGAAGTAGTGAGATTACGGTCAGAATTAATTGCTATACAGGCCCAGGCACTGCAAAACAGAAATGCCATTGAAGAGCAAATGAAAAACATGAGGATTCTGCTTAATCTGCCTGCTAACAATTATGTACGCACCAGTGAAAAAGTAACCCTGATAGATTCATTACAAGCTCTACCTCAGCTTATAAGCTATGCGCTTGAATCCAGGCCAGATTACAGGCTTAAAAGGCGGAGTATCGATTATGAAAAAAGGAATTTAAAACTCCAGAAATCTACCAGTGTACCAGATATTAAGTTCGCTTATCAGCCTTTTGACAGAGGGAGTAACTACGTTCGTCCATATGAAGGTTTTAACATAGAATTGCCCATTCCCTTATTTGACCGCAACCAGGGACGTATTAAAGAATCAAAAATACGGGTAAAGCAGGCAGAAACAGGTTTTAAACAACAGGAAAATATAGTAGTAAACGAAATTACGAACGCGTATTATCAACTCATTAACACACAAAAAGGGCTATCTAATTACTCTGCTCAGTTTATTCAGCAACTGGAAGAATTGAATACAAATGCTACTACAAACTATAACAGGCGAAATATCAGCATCCTCGAATACATAGATCAGCAACGCATTTATATACAAACCAAAATCCAGGAAATTGAATTACGGAACAATTATAACCGTTCGGCTAATCAATTGAATTTCAGTATAGGAAAAGAATTATTATAAAACATTAATAGATATCAATCATGAAAAAAATATTATTAATACCAATCATAACCTTTGCAGTACTACTATCATCCTGCAATAAGGAAAAACCTGCTGAACAGTCAACAGAAAGCAAAAAAGGTGAGGGCGTTACCTTACCCGATGAAAGTCTGAACTATACAAAAGTAGATACTGTGGAAATGATTCCAGATAGTGATGAATTCACCGTAGTAGGAGAAGTAAGCTTTGATGAAGATAATGTAGTACGCGTATTTCCTATTGTGAGTGGTAGTGTAGAAGGCGTAAATGTCTCTCTAGGCGATTATGTACAAAAAGGACAATTGCTGGCTACTATTTTGAGTACAGACATTAGTACCTATCAGGGCGATTACAATATTGCCAAGTCAAATTTTGAGGTAGCCGACAAAAACCTTAAACGTGCCAAAGAATTGTTTGCCACGAATGTAATTTCCGAAAGAGACCTTGCACAA from Rhodocytophaga rosea carries:
- a CDS encoding TolC family protein, producing the protein MMNYRSAIFFLCFITFTHFVKAQSTQDTTKQVLVLTYDEAKAQMLKENLRLIAAYYDINMAEARTIQAKVWNNPYLVWNQGVYSVEGNDYFNAQRQALIQFEQIFSIAGKHRNNVKLAKMSVEMNKLIVEDILRSLMLELSNTYTSLNSLQQQDTLYEAVLNNVGQLIAASEQQLRTGAIAGNEVVRLRSELIAIQAQALQNRNAIEEQMKNMRILLNLPANNYVRTSEKVTLIDSLQALPQLISYALESRPDYRLKRRSIDYEKRNLKLQKSTSVPDIKFAYQPFDRGSNYVRPYEGFNIELPIPLFDRNQGRIKESKIRVKQAETGFKQQENIVVNEITNAYYQLINTQKGLSNYSAQFIQQLEELNTNATTNYNRRNISILEYIDQQRIYIQTKIQEIELRNNYNRSANQLNFSIGKELL